Proteins encoded within one genomic window of Akkermansiaceae bacterium:
- a CDS encoding PEP-CTERM sorting domain-containing protein (PEP-CTERM proteins occur, often in large numbers, in the proteomes of bacteria that also encode an exosortase, a predicted intramembrane cysteine proteinase. The presence of a PEP-CTERM domain at a protein's C-terminus predicts cleavage within the sorting domain, followed by covalent anchoring to some some component of the (usually Gram-negative) cell surface. Many PEP-CTERM proteins exhibit an unusual sequence composition that includes large numbers of potential glycosylation sites. Expression of one such protein has been shown restore the ability of a bacterium to form floc, a type of biofilm.) yields the protein MKNLTAAIFLPAILCGTSGTLRGATVHAFWSAQTEQNAVANGGSFNPDATASTFPVTPGISLAGTHVIGSGGMPGGAASFQDFQSNTWNGVANATGAGFAFGWNGTSTVGSDALTISLNLTNIQNLLIRMDVRSAQGGTEPRASAFSAIEYSIGGGSFTSVPGANLGSFTTNNYTVMNYDLSSLDAIEGQSNVQIRFTVGHAGNTTSFRFDNIQLTADAIPEPAFLSSLLMGAGLFTLRRKRP from the coding sequence ATGAAAAACCTCACCGCCGCCATCTTCCTTCCCGCAATCCTCTGCGGAACTTCCGGCACACTCCGCGGAGCGACCGTCCACGCTTTCTGGTCCGCCCAGACGGAGCAGAATGCGGTCGCCAATGGGGGTTCGTTCAATCCGGATGCGACGGCATCCACCTTTCCGGTGACGCCGGGGATCTCCCTCGCGGGCACCCACGTGATCGGGAGCGGAGGCATGCCCGGCGGGGCGGCCTCCTTCCAGGATTTCCAGAGCAACACATGGAACGGCGTCGCCAATGCAACCGGGGCGGGCTTCGCCTTCGGCTGGAACGGAACCTCGACCGTCGGTTCCGACGCGCTCACCATCTCCCTCAACCTCACCAACATCCAGAACCTGTTGATCCGGATGGATGTCCGGTCCGCCCAAGGAGGGACCGAACCGCGTGCCTCCGCCTTCAGCGCGATCGAATACAGCATCGGCGGGGGAAGTTTCACCTCGGTGCCCGGAGCGAACCTGGGGAGTTTCACGACCAACAACTATACGGTGATGAACTATGATCTGTCGTCCCTTGACGCGATCGAGGGGCAGTCGAATGTCCAGATCCGGTTCACGGTCGGCCACGCGGGAAACACCACCAGCTTCCGGTTCGACAACATCCAGCTCACCGCGGACGCCATCCCGGAGCCGGCCTTCCTCAGTTCCCTGTTGATGGGTGCCGGGCTTTTCACGCTCCGCAGGAAGCGTCCCTGA
- a CDS encoding response regulator transcription factor has protein sequence MKTPVRLLLADDHAIVIAGLSALLGLEPGFEVVATAEDGEEAVRKYDEHRPDVALLDLRMPGMGGIEAARRILTKHRGARILIISTFESEEDIHRALVAGVGGYLLKGSKRPELVDAIRTVFEGKRWLSAPVARLAAERAKQPDLTARQVEVLDLVSKGLSTKEMAVILGLTLEGTKHHLQQIYQKLGVSTRAEATSEAMRRGILHPD, from the coding sequence ATGAAAACTCCCGTCCGTCTCCTGCTTGCCGATGATCACGCGATTGTCATCGCGGGGCTGTCCGCGCTCCTCGGCCTTGAGCCGGGGTTCGAAGTCGTGGCGACAGCGGAGGATGGTGAAGAGGCGGTCAGGAAATACGATGAACACCGGCCGGATGTGGCGTTGCTCGACCTCCGGATGCCCGGCATGGGAGGGATCGAGGCCGCCCGGCGCATCCTGACCAAACATCGCGGGGCACGCATCCTGATCATCTCCACCTTTGAGAGCGAAGAGGACATCCACCGCGCCCTCGTGGCCGGGGTCGGAGGCTATCTGCTGAAGGGGTCGAAGCGGCCGGAGCTGGTCGACGCCATCCGTACGGTTTTCGAAGGGAAGCGCTGGCTTTCCGCACCCGTTGCCCGCCTCGCCGCGGAGCGGGCGAAGCAGCCCGACCTGACCGCCCGCCAGGTGGAGGTTCTGGACCTCGTCTCAAAGGGTCTCAGTACGAAGGAAATGGCCGTCATCCTCGGCCTGACCCTGGAAGGGACAAAGCATCATCTCCAGCAGATCTACCAGAAACTCGGAGTCTCTACCCGCGCGGAAGCCACTTCCGAAGCGATGCGCCGCGGCATTCTCCACCCCGATTGA
- a CDS encoding FAD-dependent oxidoreductase, with product MNKYLALLLSGTIAGASAREIRTEIVVYSGVPCGIAAAITAAREGAEVILIEPEKHVGGLSTSGINTAESEHMLKWTIGGFADEFYRELGKHYGKGDSPEYYFESSVAQKAYDAMLAKSGVAIHQGARVEKVAKEGGRITSITLTDGSVVHGKVFIDASYEGDLMARAGVDYRIGREAKAEFGEEAAGVRFDKTTRKAPTVDADGKLLPGITAWAKDLKEGDAHPAPMNYNFRFTVAKDPELRVPFPAPRNYDPARYVMLASWLKSRTAQGQKSKFEDVIDLYSRRNGKFEMNNSQAAIFSLGHFGGQFEWSDASYAKRKEIFDDHMDYSLGLIHFLGNDPAVPENVRAEAKAIGLHKDEFTDNGNLPYQLYVREARRMRGEYVVRQQDVQDDRRKDDSIGISSHFIDSHHVQRLAVSETEFLNEGRIWRMGYAFQIPYRSLIPKAGQADNLLVPGAASFTHVAFCTLRLESVWMITGHAAGVAAAMASKEGVAVRNVPIKSLQEKLRQQKQVVDFIEGQPEKCEKLNGPPEF from the coding sequence ATGAACAAGTACCTAGCACTACTCCTCAGTGGCACCATCGCCGGTGCATCCGCCCGGGAAATCCGCACGGAAATCGTCGTCTACAGTGGCGTTCCATGTGGCATCGCCGCCGCCATCACCGCCGCCCGTGAGGGCGCGGAAGTCATCCTCATCGAGCCTGAAAAACACGTCGGCGGACTGTCCACCAGCGGCATCAACACGGCGGAATCCGAGCACATGCTCAAGTGGACCATCGGTGGATTCGCGGATGAGTTCTACCGCGAACTCGGCAAGCACTACGGCAAGGGCGACAGCCCGGAATACTACTTCGAGTCCAGTGTCGCGCAGAAGGCGTATGACGCCATGCTGGCGAAATCCGGAGTCGCCATCCACCAGGGGGCACGCGTCGAAAAGGTGGCCAAGGAAGGTGGCCGCATCACCTCCATCACCCTGACCGACGGCTCCGTCGTGCATGGCAAGGTTTTCATCGATGCCAGCTACGAGGGCGACCTCATGGCCCGTGCCGGGGTGGACTACCGCATCGGCCGGGAAGCGAAGGCCGAGTTCGGCGAGGAGGCCGCGGGCGTCCGCTTTGACAAGACCACGCGCAAGGCGCCGACCGTCGATGCGGACGGAAAGCTACTCCCCGGCATCACCGCCTGGGCGAAGGACCTCAAGGAAGGTGACGCGCACCCCGCACCGATGAACTACAACTTCCGCTTCACCGTCGCGAAGGACCCGGAACTGCGGGTGCCATTCCCCGCGCCGCGGAACTATGATCCGGCGCGCTACGTCATGCTCGCCAGTTGGCTGAAGTCACGCACCGCACAGGGCCAGAAAAGCAAGTTCGAGGATGTCATCGACCTCTACTCCCGCCGCAACGGCAAGTTCGAGATGAACAACAGCCAGGCGGCCATCTTTTCGCTCGGCCACTTCGGCGGCCAGTTCGAATGGTCGGACGCCAGCTACGCGAAGCGGAAGGAGATCTTCGACGATCACATGGACTATTCGCTCGGTCTGATCCATTTCCTCGGCAACGACCCGGCGGTTCCGGAAAATGTCCGTGCGGAAGCGAAGGCCATCGGCCTCCACAAAGATGAGTTCACCGACAACGGCAACCTTCCCTACCAGCTCTATGTCCGCGAGGCACGGCGCATGCGCGGCGAGTATGTCGTCCGCCAGCAGGATGTGCAGGATGACAGGAGGAAGGACGACAGCATCGGCATCAGCAGCCACTTCATCGACAGCCACCACGTGCAGCGCCTGGCGGTTTCCGAGACGGAGTTCCTCAACGAAGGCCGCATCTGGCGGATGGGCTACGCCTTCCAGATCCCCTACCGCTCCCTGATCCCGAAGGCAGGTCAGGCGGACAACCTCCTGGTCCCCGGGGCGGCGAGCTTCACCCATGTGGCCTTCTGTACGCTGCGTCTGGAGAGTGTCTGGATGATCACCGGGCACGCGGCCGGAGTCGCCGCGGCCATGGCGTCCAAGGAGGGCGTGGCGGTCCGGAACGTCCCGATCAAGTCGCTCCAGGAAAAGCTGCGCCAGCAGAAGCAGGTCGTGGACTTCATCGAAGGACAGCCGGAGAAGTGCGAGAAGCTGAACGGCCCTCCGGAGTTCTGA
- a CDS encoding DUF1501 domain-containing protein gives MKKHQKEDLATRRDFIRQTACASLGVTGLVNALAQMRLMTAAMAQTPPDGSYKALVCLFLNGGHDSNNFLVPAGDPASDGIRSDYQTGRGVLSLDRTTLRSLNVPTTTRAFNRWHGGNISPMGLHPEASHLAQLFNEGDLAVLCNVGTLAFPVASRAEYLSGNIPLPRQLFSHSDQQTQWQSSVSDKPFSSGWGGRAADLLHSSYNAGTSKVSMSISLAGINSFQVGTAGQVTQFVVNSSGTVPLSGFGTNYTDALNTDGTYKTSDAAKRLKAFEDIMRLTHGNLHEEEYNRIVVRARAAEGTIGAAVTAANTTGVNFDSIFSTAGATTSLGNQLKMIAKLIAGRNVLGNNRQIFFCQIGGFDTHQTLLVSHGNLVRELNNSIKAFSETLKALGVWNDVVTFTASDFNRTFTPNNTDSTKAGSDHGWGSHAFITGGAVNGGDLYGSFPSLKTGAVTGSIDAGSNRGRWIPDTSVDQYAARLASWMGADSNSMEAVFPNLGRFDATTSSTANLGFL, from the coding sequence ATGAAAAAACACCAGAAGGAAGACCTCGCCACCCGCCGGGATTTCATCCGCCAGACGGCCTGCGCCTCGCTCGGGGTGACCGGCCTGGTCAACGCGCTCGCGCAGATGCGGCTGATGACCGCGGCCATGGCCCAGACGCCGCCGGATGGCTCCTACAAGGCGCTGGTCTGTCTGTTCCTGAACGGCGGGCATGATTCCAACAACTTCCTCGTCCCCGCGGGTGATCCCGCCAGTGATGGCATCCGTTCGGACTATCAAACGGGCCGGGGCGTCCTGTCGCTGGACCGGACCACGCTCCGGTCGCTGAATGTGCCCACCACCACGCGTGCCTTCAACCGCTGGCATGGCGGGAACATTTCCCCGATGGGCCTTCATCCCGAGGCAAGCCACTTGGCCCAACTCTTCAACGAAGGTGATCTGGCGGTCCTCTGCAACGTGGGTACCCTCGCTTTTCCAGTCGCCAGCCGGGCGGAGTATCTCTCCGGAAACATCCCGCTGCCGCGGCAGTTGTTCTCCCACTCGGACCAACAGACCCAATGGCAATCGTCCGTATCCGACAAGCCTTTCAGCTCCGGCTGGGGCGGACGGGCGGCGGACCTACTGCACTCTTCCTACAACGCGGGAACCTCGAAAGTATCGATGTCGATCTCGCTGGCTGGCATCAATTCCTTCCAGGTCGGCACGGCCGGACAGGTCACCCAGTTCGTGGTGAACAGCAGCGGAACGGTCCCGCTGTCCGGCTTCGGCACGAACTACACCGACGCGCTCAACACCGACGGCACCTACAAGACGAGCGACGCCGCCAAAAGGTTGAAGGCGTTCGAGGACATCATGCGCCTGACCCACGGCAACCTCCATGAGGAGGAGTACAACCGGATCGTGGTGCGTGCGCGTGCCGCCGAAGGGACCATCGGTGCTGCGGTCACCGCGGCGAACACCACGGGCGTGAACTTCGACTCCATCTTCAGCACCGCCGGGGCGACGACCTCGCTCGGCAACCAGCTCAAGATGATCGCGAAGCTCATCGCCGGAAGGAACGTGCTGGGCAACAACCGGCAGATCTTCTTCTGCCAGATCGGAGGATTCGACACGCACCAGACGTTGCTCGTTTCCCACGGCAATCTGGTCAGGGAGCTGAACAACTCGATCAAGGCCTTCTCGGAAACCCTGAAGGCGCTGGGTGTGTGGAATGATGTGGTGACCTTCACCGCCTCCGACTTCAACCGGACCTTCACGCCGAACAACACGGACTCCACCAAGGCGGGTTCCGACCATGGCTGGGGAAGCCACGCCTTCATCACCGGAGGCGCGGTGAATGGCGGCGACCTCTATGGCAGTTTCCCGTCACTGAAGACCGGTGCGGTCACGGGATCGATCGACGCGGGATCAAACCGCGGCCGGTGGATTCCGGACACCTCGGTGGACCAATACGCGGCACGTCTCGCGTCATGGATGGGAGCGGATTCCAACTCGATGGAGGCCGTGTTCCCGAATCTCGGCCGGTTCGACGCCACCACCAGCTCCACCGCCAATCTCGGCTTCCTCTGA
- a CDS encoding DUF1800 domain-containing protein has translation MPPSKFLLPSLTVAMSVAPVFALDLDTNGLNDVWEARYHAAGLVPSEDTDGDGYSNAAESAAGTDPRDALSRPMVAITMDGTAISLTTLTQPGKKYQVVSATGPAGPWEPVGEPHIATSAGSHVFTPAADETRTFYRVVVGDTDTDNDGVDNWSEMQLSGFDPDNGTSFPSASSGNDLAVATAMVQAWRNHSLTVATTAAAAYEKENEPAVVTCSLASPTPYPFTIFLRTSGETDPTKSSASAADFALRDGNDQPVTNRLVIPAGASSATLNVKPLADALTEVPEHLHITMVGTAQNAAVTIRDAKPTLANQRLLIAYLRPVSGIESNGSGIATVRLPGDNDVATVTVSFSNLNSPVNSTQVLNAASSILQSVQPANYGGQQWLLRASQSFLKDQEVLDALLAGNVKLGVFTQANVTGEIEGNFQPASGSTEFQPPSAPGAIDTLAGTELERDIARFLTQATFGPTLETINDMKARVTDAGGDRIAAYSAWIDEQLGMTPPSLLAYTTAANAEEWSMRGADYSVLQINRRRGWWLMSMASHSQLKERFGFALSEIFVISEADAIVNNRAYGAANYYDMLRGAASGNFKTTLENVSKSPMMGYYLSHLRNSKATYDSKGNLLVSPDENYAREIMQLFSIGLVALHPDGSLKLDGNGSPIPTYDQTDITEMARVFTGWSFSKRNSPGTSNTVIDNNTFNNGNGNSYYESQWTNPMKMFAANHDVGAKSMIGLSLPAGQTGEQDLAAVLNHLDTHPNTAPFICRRLIQRLVTANPSAGYLYRVSEEFRNTGGSFPAVIKKILLDPEARSPQDAVTLASSGKVKEPIIRSTAFLRAFNAKSTMALTDLLAFGYTQDEVDKFTPGIGRYQLNSTATTVGQSPLAAPNVFNWFLPDYSPPGVLSANGLLSPELQIANETSTVNATNFLYNGIYASGGLSTTVGYTGQTSQRIFADFTPLEALYMAVMDTNNDGTITNLDTGAFNNTTAITTACDAVLDRIDLLLCAGELKARFGNTAGKPRKIILDAMVSIRSTSNNSNSAANQATYMRDRIKTGVWLVMSSPVCVTQK, from the coding sequence ATGCCGCCCTCAAAATTCCTTCTGCCTTCGTTGACGGTCGCCATGAGTGTCGCACCGGTGTTCGCACTGGATCTGGACACGAATGGTCTGAATGACGTGTGGGAGGCACGTTACCATGCCGCCGGTCTGGTCCCGTCGGAAGACACCGACGGAGACGGCTACAGCAACGCCGCCGAGTCCGCCGCCGGCACCGATCCACGCGATGCGCTGTCACGCCCCATGGTGGCCATCACGATGGATGGCACCGCCATCTCACTGACCACGCTGACGCAACCCGGCAAGAAGTACCAGGTGGTATCGGCAACGGGTCCCGCCGGCCCGTGGGAGCCCGTCGGGGAACCCCACATCGCCACCAGCGCAGGCAGCCACGTTTTCACTCCGGCAGCGGATGAAACACGGACGTTCTACCGGGTGGTGGTCGGCGACACCGACACGGACAATGATGGGGTGGACAACTGGTCGGAGATGCAGCTTTCCGGATTCGATCCGGACAACGGCACCTCCTTCCCATCCGCGTCTTCCGGGAATGATCTCGCGGTCGCCACGGCGATGGTGCAGGCATGGCGGAACCATTCCCTGACCGTGGCGACGACCGCCGCCGCGGCCTATGAAAAGGAAAACGAACCGGCGGTGGTCACCTGCAGCCTCGCCAGCCCCACGCCCTACCCGTTCACCATCTTCCTGCGGACCAGCGGCGAGACGGACCCGACGAAATCCTCCGCTTCCGCAGCGGACTTCGCCCTCCGCGACGGCAACGACCAACCGGTCACCAACCGCCTGGTCATCCCCGCGGGAGCCAGCAGCGCGACGCTGAATGTGAAGCCGCTGGCGGATGCCCTGACGGAGGTTCCCGAGCATCTCCACATCACCATGGTGGGGACGGCGCAGAACGCGGCGGTCACCATCCGGGATGCGAAGCCCACCCTCGCGAACCAGCGGTTGCTGATCGCCTACCTGCGGCCCGTGAGTGGCATCGAGTCGAATGGCAGCGGCATCGCGACCGTCCGGCTTCCCGGTGACAATGACGTTGCCACTGTCACCGTCAGTTTTTCCAACCTGAATTCCCCGGTCAACTCGACCCAGGTTCTCAACGCGGCATCTTCCATCCTGCAGTCCGTGCAACCCGCGAACTACGGGGGCCAGCAGTGGCTGCTGCGCGCGAGCCAGTCTTTCCTCAAGGACCAGGAGGTTCTCGACGCGTTGCTCGCCGGCAATGTGAAGCTGGGCGTCTTCACCCAGGCCAATGTCACCGGAGAGATCGAGGGCAACTTCCAGCCGGCGTCCGGTTCGACGGAATTCCAGCCTCCGTCCGCCCCCGGAGCGATCGACACGCTGGCAGGCACCGAGCTGGAGCGGGACATCGCGCGCTTCCTCACCCAGGCGACCTTCGGCCCGACTCTGGAGACGATCAACGACATGAAGGCCCGCGTCACCGACGCGGGGGGAGACCGCATCGCCGCCTACAGCGCGTGGATCGACGAGCAACTCGGGATGACCCCTCCATCGCTCCTCGCCTACACCACGGCGGCCAACGCGGAGGAGTGGTCGATGCGCGGGGCGGACTATTCGGTCCTCCAGATCAACCGCCGCCGTGGCTGGTGGTTGATGTCGATGGCTTCGCACAGCCAGCTCAAGGAGCGCTTCGGATTCGCGCTCAGCGAGATCTTCGTGATCTCCGAGGCCGACGCGATCGTCAACAACCGCGCCTACGGTGCCGCCAACTACTACGACATGCTGCGCGGGGCGGCCTCCGGCAATTTCAAGACGACCCTCGAGAATGTGTCCAAAAGCCCGATGATGGGCTACTACCTGTCCCACCTGCGGAACTCGAAGGCGACCTACGACTCCAAGGGCAACCTGCTCGTCTCTCCGGATGAAAACTATGCCCGGGAAATCATGCAGTTGTTCTCCATCGGCCTGGTGGCGCTGCATCCGGATGGCTCGCTGAAGCTGGATGGCAACGGCTCGCCGATCCCGACGTATGACCAGACGGACATCACGGAGATGGCGCGGGTGTTCACCGGCTGGTCGTTCTCCAAGCGCAACAGCCCGGGCACCAGCAACACGGTCATCGACAACAACACGTTCAACAACGGCAACGGCAACAGCTACTACGAGTCGCAGTGGACCAACCCGATGAAGATGTTCGCCGCGAACCACGATGTCGGCGCGAAGTCGATGATCGGGCTGTCGCTCCCGGCCGGCCAGACCGGAGAGCAGGATCTGGCGGCGGTGCTGAACCATCTCGATACCCACCCAAACACGGCTCCGTTCATCTGCCGGAGGCTGATCCAGCGCCTGGTCACCGCGAACCCGTCCGCCGGGTATCTCTACCGGGTCTCCGAGGAGTTCCGGAACACCGGCGGAAGTTTCCCCGCCGTGATCAAAAAGATCCTTCTGGATCCGGAAGCACGCTCCCCGCAAGACGCGGTCACGCTGGCCAGCTCCGGCAAGGTCAAGGAGCCGATCATCCGCTCCACCGCCTTCCTCCGTGCCTTCAACGCGAAGTCAACGATGGCGCTCACCGACCTGCTGGCCTTCGGCTATACGCAGGATGAGGTCGATAAATTCACTCCGGGCATCGGCCGTTACCAGCTCAACTCCACGGCGACCACCGTCGGCCAGTCCCCGCTCGCCGCGCCGAATGTGTTCAACTGGTTCCTGCCGGACTACTCGCCCCCCGGCGTGCTTTCCGCCAACGGGCTGCTTTCCCCCGAGCTACAGATCGCGAACGAGACCAGCACGGTCAACGCGACGAATTTCCTCTACAACGGCATCTACGCCAGCGGCGGACTTTCCACGACCGTCGGCTACACCGGCCAGACTTCGCAACGGATCTTCGCCGACTTCACCCCGCTGGAGGCGCTCTACATGGCGGTGATGGACACCAACAACGACGGCACCATCACCAACCTGGACACGGGTGCCTTCAACAACACGACGGCCATCACCACCGCCTGCGATGCGGTGCTGGACCGCATCGACCTGTTGCTGTGCGCGGGCGAGCTGAAGGCCCGCTTCGGCAACACCGCCGGGAAGCCGCGGAAGATCATCCTGGACGCCATGGTTTCCATCCGCTCGACGAGCAACAATTCGAACAGCGCCGCCAACCAGGCGACCTACATGCGGGACCGCATCAAGACCGGTGTCTGGCTGGTCATGTCATCCCCGGTCTGCGTCACCCAGAAATAA
- a CDS encoding sensor histidine kinase, translating to MPWSRSCFPLLALAMVSQGQEIPVVTQAKDLYRLNRAEMLHPTPVRIRGVVTYNRGDEFNDFTMQDETGGLVADAPGAANRLMIGLVPGQEVEIEGVTMVNPPPTPRVKVEKLIPGRMAGLPAPLTFTPEALLGGAGRLCHVEFSGVIREAHVDTKLEPPRLILSLGPPESRLAVWLARFDDASVAALKPDTRVRVHGVSMSWTSANLQPYSTFVVVQDPTQIEILSPPADSETLPVIPIGQLLSTVPEGFESRRQRISGTVTLRWSDEAVVIQDETGGILSYPATGEMPEVGDRVDCAGFLSPDRGRVILDESSYSDFRPGELPRPEMVSADLLLNEAPVKDRDALLVRTSGVFRSSGRSGTHGVLQMEADGVMFDVVLPPGGVLSADVLPGSRIEVTGVTKFVFTGRSTVGGGRALDRFEIHLPTMAGIRVLSAPSWWTPHRFAVVAGVILFCLLLSLLWIVSLRRRVAARSALLVREIRARHEQRVLLEERSRLAGDLHDTLSQSLSGAVVQMELADSLDASPAAETHRLLARRLINRSYEDLRRAVWDLTPSVLLNQDLANALRSIAGEQSADHTCEITIEAADDLPGLPERSRSHLLRVGQEAIHNAIRHGAASEIRVSLRQEGENLALTIMDNGSGFDPGQVPGPTDGHFGLSSMRNRILRLGGAFSVDTSPAGTLVSVTVPIAPVPDCA from the coding sequence ATGCCTTGGTCCCGTTCCTGTTTCCCACTGCTCGCCCTGGCGATGGTCAGCCAAGGGCAGGAGATCCCCGTGGTCACCCAGGCAAAGGATCTCTACCGGTTGAACCGGGCGGAGATGCTGCACCCCACACCGGTGCGCATCCGGGGCGTCGTCACCTACAACCGTGGGGATGAGTTCAACGACTTCACCATGCAGGACGAAACCGGCGGTCTGGTGGCGGATGCCCCCGGTGCCGCCAACCGGCTGATGATCGGGCTGGTCCCCGGCCAGGAGGTCGAGATCGAAGGGGTGACCATGGTGAACCCTCCACCTACGCCAAGGGTGAAGGTCGAAAAGCTCATTCCCGGCAGGATGGCAGGCCTGCCCGCACCCCTCACGTTCACTCCGGAGGCACTGCTGGGAGGGGCGGGCCGGCTTTGTCATGTCGAGTTTTCAGGCGTGATCCGGGAAGCGCACGTGGACACGAAACTGGAACCACCCAGGCTCATCCTTTCCCTCGGCCCGCCGGAGAGCAGGCTGGCGGTCTGGCTCGCCAGATTCGATGACGCATCCGTGGCCGCGTTGAAGCCGGACACCCGGGTGCGGGTCCATGGTGTCTCGATGTCATGGACCAGCGCGAACCTGCAACCCTACTCCACCTTCGTGGTCGTCCAGGATCCCACGCAGATCGAGATCCTGTCCCCTCCCGCCGATTCGGAGACCCTGCCGGTCATTCCCATAGGCCAGCTTCTTTCCACCGTGCCGGAGGGTTTCGAAAGCCGCAGGCAGCGCATTTCCGGAACGGTCACCCTCCGGTGGTCGGATGAAGCGGTGGTCATCCAGGATGAAACAGGCGGCATCCTTTCCTATCCGGCCACCGGGGAGATGCCGGAAGTGGGGGACCGGGTGGATTGCGCCGGCTTTCTCAGTCCGGACCGCGGACGGGTCATTCTGGACGAATCCTCCTACAGTGACTTCCGGCCCGGCGAGCTGCCGCGGCCGGAGATGGTTTCCGCGGATCTCCTGCTGAATGAAGCTCCGGTGAAGGACCGGGATGCGCTCCTCGTCCGTACCTCCGGCGTTTTCAGGAGTTCCGGACGCAGCGGGACCCATGGGGTTCTCCAGATGGAGGCGGACGGGGTGATGTTTGATGTGGTGCTCCCTCCGGGTGGCGTGCTTTCCGCCGACGTGCTGCCCGGCAGCAGGATCGAGGTGACGGGCGTCACCAAATTCGTTTTCACCGGCAGGTCCACCGTGGGCGGAGGCCGCGCGCTGGACCGGTTTGAGATCCACCTGCCCACCATGGCAGGGATCCGGGTGCTGTCGGCGCCCTCGTGGTGGACTCCGCACCGCTTCGCGGTGGTGGCCGGGGTGATTCTCTTTTGCCTGCTGCTTTCGCTGCTCTGGATCGTTTCGCTGCGCCGCCGCGTCGCCGCCCGCAGTGCCCTGCTGGTGAGGGAAATCCGCGCCCGCCATGAACAGCGCGTCCTGCTGGAGGAGCGCTCACGGCTGGCGGGTGACCTCCATGACACCCTCTCCCAATCGTTGTCCGGTGCCGTGGTGCAAATGGAACTCGCGGATTCGCTCGATGCATCACCCGCGGCGGAAACCCACCGCCTGCTTGCCCGCCGTCTGATCAACCGCAGCTATGAGGATCTCCGCCGCGCGGTGTGGGATCTCACCCCGAGTGTCCTGCTCAACCAGGATCTCGCCAACGCGCTCCGCTCCATCGCCGGGGAACAGTCCGCGGACCACACCTGCGAAATCACCATCGAAGCCGCGGACGATCTGCCCGGCCTCCCGGAGCGCTCCCGCTCGCATCTTCTCCGCGTCGGTCAGGAGGCCATCCACAATGCCATCCGGCACGGCGCCGCATCGGAGATCCGCGTATCCCTCAGGCAGGAGGGGGAGAACCTCGCGCTCACCATCATGGACAACGGCTCCGGCTTCGATCCCGGCCAGGTTCCCGGTCCCACGGATGGCCACTTCGGCCTCAGCTCCATGCGGAACCGCATCCTGCGGCTCGGTGGGGCGTTCAGTGTGGATACGTCCCCGGCGGGTACCCTGGTCAGTGTCACCGTCCCCATCGCTCCAGTTCCCGACTGCGCATGA